A window of Fragaria vesca subsp. vesca linkage group LG7, FraVesHawaii_1.0, whole genome shotgun sequence contains these coding sequences:
- the LOC101310834 gene encoding uncharacterized protein LOC101310834 → MLLHKPTSKTLRKLLFPYQNPIFSCLYQPQNPAYIYTQKANYVNVYMKWKKDSYFDTIEHIDKSIVLKPIINLKNCITEDPNGCIPIYRVSKRGFALDVPMKVAKFLRKYPSIFEEFSGEYNYPWFKLTPEAAEIDREEKRVYEDCREDLRDRLKKLILMSKEKVLPLKIIQGMEWYLGLPDDFLHYTEKNLDRSFRFVTMEDGLEGLAVDSGEKVLSVVQRNAMKNGVYSGGSMEAVEFPCFPSNGLRLRHKIKDWLEEFQKLPYVSPYEDSSHLQPDSDECEKRVVGLLHELLSLFVEHSAERKKLFCLKKYMGLPQKVHRAFERHPEIFYLSHKNKTCTAILKEAYCDESAIEKHPLLAVRKKYIRLMRESAVILKNRRVNGRLAGGGNMELDLDLEHKCEDRGGGENTKVDLDLESENVDNRDGECSQ, encoded by the coding sequence ATGTTACTGCACAAACCCACTTCCAAAACCCTCAGAAAGCTACTCTTCCCCTATCAAAATCCAATCTTTTCTTGTTTGTACCAACCCCAAAACCCTGCTTACATTTACACCCAGAAAGCCAACTATGTTAATGTCTACATGAAATGGAAGAAAGACTCTTACTTTGACACCATTGAGCACATTGACAAGTCCATAGTGCTAAAACCCATCATAAACCTCAAGAACTGTATTACTGAGGATCCCAATGGGTGTATCCCAATCTATCGAGTGTCCAAAAGGGGTTTTGCATTAGATGTACCCATGAAGGTTGCCAAGTTTTTGAGGAAATACCCGTCAATTTTTGAGGAGTTTTCTGGGGAATACAATTATCCCTGGTTCAAATTGACCCCAGAAGCAGCTGAGATTGATAGGGAGGAGAAGAGGGTTTATGAGGATTGTAGGGAGGATTTGAGGGATAGGCTGAAAAAGTTGATCTTGATGAGTAAAGAGAAGGTTTTGCCTTTGAAAATTATTCAGGGGATGGAGTGGTATTTGGGTTTGCCTGATGATTTTTTGCATTACACGGAAAAGAATCTGGATCGGTCTTTTCGGTTTGTGACGATGGAAGATGGGTTAGAGGGATTAGCTGTTGACAGTGGTGAAAAGGTCTTGTCTGTGGTGCAAAGGAATGCAATGAAAAATGGGGTGTATTCTGGAGGCTCAATGGAGGCAGTTGAGTTTCCGTGTTTCCCTTCCAATGGTCTGAGGTTGAGACACAAGATTAAAGATTGGTTAGAGGAGTTTCAGAAACTTCCCTATGTTTCACCTTATGAGGATTCTTCACACTTGCAGCCAGATTCTGATGAATGTGAGAAACGAGTTGTGGGGCTTCTTCATGAGTTGCTTAGTCTATTTGTTGAGCATTCAGCAGAGAGGAAGAAGCTCTTTTGTCTTAAGAAGTATATGGGACTTCCACAGAAAGTGCACAGAGCATTTGAGAGACATCCCGAGATTTTCTATTTGTCTCATAAGAACAAGACTTGTACGGCAATTCTTAAAGAGGCTTACTGTGATGAGTCTGCTATTGAGAAGCATCCACTGTTGGCAGTGAGAAAGAAGTATATTAGGTTGATGAGGGAGTCAGCAGTGATCTTGAAGAATAGGAGAGTGAATGGCCGTTTAGCTGGTGGTGGGAATATGGAGCTGGATTTGGATTTGGAACATAAATGTGAGGACAGAGGAGGTGGAGAGAATACGAAGGTGGACTTGGATTTGGAGTCTGAGAATGTAGACAATAGAGATGGAGAGTGTTCTCAGTAA
- the LOC101311130 gene encoding dynamin-related protein 1E-like yields MTTMESLIGLVNRIQRACTVLGDYGGGDNTFSSLWEALPSVAVVGGQSSGKSSVLESIVGRDFLPRGSGIVTRRPLVLQLHKTDEGTQEYAEFLHLSKRRFTDFTAVRKEIQDETDRVTGKSKMISPVPIHLSIYSPNVVNLTLIDLPGLTKVAVEGQPESIVEDIENMVRSYVEKPNSIILAISPANQDIATSDAIKLAREVDPQGERTFGVMTKLDLMDKGTNALDVIEGRSYRLQQPWVGVVNRSQADINKNTDMIVARRKEREYFATSPDYGHLANRMGSEYLAKLLSQHLETVIRARIPSITSLINKSIDELESEMDHLGRPIAVDAGAQLYTILELCRAFDRIFKEHLDGGRPGGDRIYGVFDNQLPAALRKLPFDRHLSLQNVRKVVSEADGYQPHLIAPEQGYRRLIEGSLNYFRGPAEASVDAVHFVLKELVRKSLAETQELRRFPTLTAEIAGACNEALERFRDESKKSTLRLVDMESSYLTVEFFRRLPQEVEKPITPGGKPGNPGGNPAANAAAAMDRYSEGHFRRIGSNVSSYVGMVSDTLRNTIPKAVVHCQVREAKTSLLNHFYIQIGKREGKQLGQLLDEDPALMERRLQCAKRLELYKAARDEVDSVSWVR; encoded by the exons ATGACGACGATGGAAAGCTTGATCGGTTTGGTTAATCGGATACAGCGGGCCTGTACTGTGCTCGGCGACTACGGCGGTGGCGACAACACTTTCTCTTCTCTGTGGGAAGCTCTCCCTTCTGTTGCCGTCGTCGGCGGCCAG AGTTCGGGGAAGTCTTCGGTGCTGGAGAGCATTGTGGGGCGTGACTTTCTTCCCAGAGGATCAG GGATTGTGACGAGGCGGCCGTTGGTGTTGCAGCTCCACAAGACTGATGAAGGAACTCAGGAGTATGCCGAGTTTCTTCATCTCTCCAAGAGAAGATTCACTGATTTCA CCGCGGTTCGAAAGGAAATTCAGGATGAAACTGATAGGGTAACAGGAAAGTCAAAAATGATATCTCCTGTTCCTATCCATCTCAGTATCTATTCCCCCAACG TTGTCAACTTGACCCTAATTGATTTACCTGGTTTGACGAAAGTTGCTGTTG AGGGCCAGCCGGAAAGTATTGTTGAAGATATTGAAAACATGGTTCGATCTTATGTTGAGAAG CCAAATAGCATCATACTAGCAATATCCCCAGCCAACCAAGATATAGCTACATCTGATGCTATCAAACTTGCACGGGAAGTGGATCCACAAG GTGAAAGAACGTTTGGGGTGATGACAAAGCTTGATTTGATGGACAAAGGAACTAACGCTTTGGAT GTTATTGAAGGAAGATCTTACCGCCTGCAACAGCCTTGGGTTGGAGTTGTGAACCGTTCCCAAGCGGATATTAATAAGAACACGGACATGATTGTTGCAAGGCGCAAGGAACGTGAGTACTTCGCAACTAGTCCTGACTATGGGCATTTGGCTAATAGAATGGGTTCGGAGTACCTCGCTAAACTTCTGTCACAG CACTTGGAGACTGTAATTAGGGCTCGTATCCCAAGTATCACATCGTTGATCAACAAAAGCATTGACGAACTTGAGTCTGAGATGGACCATCTTGGTAGGCCTATAGCCGTTGACGCTGGA GCTCAGTTGTACACTATTTTGGAACTTTGCCGTGCATTTGACCGAATATTTAAAGAGCATTTAGATGGAGG GCGACCTGGAGGTGATAGGATTTATGGTGTCTTTGACAACCAGCTACCTGCTGCTTTGAGGAAGCTTCCATTTGATCGACATCTCTCTTTGCAGAATGTAAGGAAAGTGGTTTCAGAGGCTGATGGTTATCAGCCTCACTTGATTGCCCCAGAGCAAGGTTACCGCCGTCTTATTGAGGGATCACTGAATTACTTTAGAGGGCCAGCTGAGGCTTCTGTTGATGCT GTCCACTTCGTCTTGAAAGAACTTGTGAGGAAGTCATTGGCAGAAACTCAG GAGTTGAGACGGTTTCCGACTCTGACAGCTGAAATAGCTGGTGCTTGTAATGAAGCATTGGAAAGGTTCCGTGATGAGAGTAAGAAGTCAACTCTCCGCTTAGTGGACATGGAATCTTCATACTTGACTGTGGAGTTCTTTCGAAGACTTCCACAGGAAGTGGAGAAACCAATAACCCCAGGAGGAAAACCAGGAAACCCAGGTGGAAATCCAGCTGCAAATGCTGCTGCTGCTATGGACCGCTATTCAGAGGGTCACTTTCGGAGGATAGGATCAAACGTGTCCTCTTATGTGGGAATGGTGTCTGACACTCTGAGGAATACAATTCCCAAGGCTGTCGTTCACTGTCAAGTCAGGGAGGCAAAAACGTCGTTGCTAAATCACTTCTATATTCAAATAGGAAAGAGAGAG GGTAAGCAGTTGGGTCAACTGCTTGACGAAGACCCGGCATTGATGGAGAGGAGGCTACAGTGTGCTAAAAGGCTTGAATTATACAAGGCAGCTAGGGATGAGGTTGATTCTGTATCATGGGTCCGCTGA
- the LOC101311414 gene encoding NAD-dependent malic enzyme 62 kDa isoform, mitochondrial-like produces MSHFTSPMRLSSSLIKKLKNRVRAGSNPLLSQYRSFTAIEGHRPVIVHKRSLDILHDPWFNKGTSFSITERDRLDLRGLLPPNVMTSDQQIERFMADLKRLEHKARDGPSDPNALAMWRILNRLHDRNETMYYKVLIAKIAEYAPIVYTPTVGLVCQNYSGLFRRPRGMYFSAEDRGEMMSMVYNWPADQVDMIVVTDGSRILGLGDLGVQGIGISIGKLDLYVAAAGINPQRVLPVMIDVGTDNEKLLKDPLYLGLQRHRLDGDEYLAVIDEFMEAVFTRWPHVIVQFEDFQSKWAFQLLQRYRNTFRMFNDDVQGTAGVAIAGLLGAVRAQGRQMIDFPKQKIVVAGAGSAGLGVLNAARKTMARMLGNNEHAFESAGRQFWVVDANGLITDERENIDPDALPFARKAKEIHRQGLREGASLVEVVQQIKPDVLLGLSAVGGLFSKEVLEALRGSTSTRPAIFAMSNPTKNAECTAEDAFSVVGENVVFASGSPFNDVDLGNGHIGHCNQGNNMYLFPGIGLGTLLSGSRIISDGMLQAAAECLAAYMTDEEVLKGIIYPSISSIRDITKEVAIAVIKEAIVEDLAEGYREMDARELRKLNQEEMEEYVLNNMWCPEYSTLVYKNQ; encoded by the exons ATGTCGCATTTCACCTCTCCGATGAGGCTGTCCTCGTCTCTGATCAAGAAGCTGAAGAACAGAGTCCGAGCGGGCAGCAATCCCCTGCTGTCGCAGTACAGATCCTTCACCGCCATCGAGGGCCACCGCCCCGTCATCGTCCACAAGCGCAGCCTCGACATCCTCCACGACCCTTGGTTCAACAAG GGGACGTCGTTTTCCATCACAGAGCGCGATCGTCTTGATCTCCGCGGACTTCTCCCTCCAAATGTCATGACGTCGGACCAGCAAATCGAACGCTTCA TGGCTGATCTGAAGAGACTTGAACATAAAGCAAGAGATGGACCATCTGATCCAAATGCTCTGGCAATGTGGCGGATACTAAACAGGTTGCATGACAGAAATGAAACAATGTATTATAAA GTTTTGATTGCCAAGATTGCGGAATATGCACCTATAGTCTACACTCCTACTGTTGGACTTGTCTGCCAGAATTACAGTGGTCTGTTTAGAAGACCCAGGGGAATGTACTTCAGTGCGGAAGATCGTGGAGAAATGATGTCTATGGTTTATAATTGGCCAGCTGATCAG GTTGATATGATTGTTGTTACGGATGGGAGTAGGATTTTGGGTCTTGGAGACCTTGGAGTCCAAGGAATTGGAATCTCAATCGGGAAGCTGGATTTATATGTCGCTGCTGCTGGAATAAACCCTCAAAGG GTACTACCTGTGATGATTGATGTTGGAACCGACAATGAAAAGCTGCTAAAAGACCCCTTAT ATTTGGGATTGCAAAGACATCGTCTTGATGGTGATGAGTATCTTGCTGTCATCGATGAATTCATGGAAGCAGTTTTTACTCGTTGGCCGCATGTAATTGTGCAG TTTGAAGATTTTCAAAGCAAGTGGGCCTTTCAGTTGTTACAGCGTTACAGAAATACTTTTAGAATGTTTAATGATGATGTTCAG GGTACAGCAGGAGTTGCAATTGCTGGGCTTTTAGGAGCTGTGAGGGCACAAGGGAGGCAAATGATTGATTTCCCCAAACAAAAGATTGTTGTTGCAGGTGCTGGAAG TGCAGGATTAGGCGTTCTGAATGCTGCACGGAAAACAATGGCAAGGATGTTAGGAAATAATGAACATGCATTTGAGAGTGCAGGCAGACAATTTTGGGTGGTCGATGCAAAT GGTCTGATCACAGACGAACGTGAAAATATTGATCCTGATGCTCTTCCATTTGCAAGGAAAGCCAAAGAAATTCACCGTCAAGGATTGAGGGAAGGTGCAAGTCTTGTGGAAGTG GTTCAACAAATTAAGCCTGATGTGCTTCTTGGACTTTCTGCAGTCGGAGGATTGTTCTCGAAAGAG GTGTTAGAGGCCCTTAGAGGTTCGACTTCAACTAGACCTGCCATCTTTGCGATGTCAAATCCAACAAAAAATG CTGAGTGCACTGCTGAAGATGCATTCTCTGTTGTGGGGGAGAATGTTGTTTTTGCAAGTGGAAGTCCATTCAATGATGTAGATCTTG GTAATGGCCATATTGGGCATTGTAACCAGGGTAACAACATGTACCTTTTCCCAGG TATTGGACTTGGCACTCTCTTATCGGGCTCCAGAATTATCTCTGATGGCATGCTACAGGCAGCAGCAGAGTG TCTAGCTGCATATATGACTGACGAGGAGGTTCTCAAAGGGATTATATACCCTTCAATATCTAG CATACGAGATATAACAAAGGAGGTGGCTATTGCTGTAATAAAAGAAGCCATAGTTGAGGATCTAGCAGAAGGGTACCGTGAAATGGATGCCCGAGAGCTCCGGAAACTTAACCAG GAAGAAATGGAAGAATATGTGCTGAACAACATGTGGTGTCCAGAATACTCCACACTAGTTTACAAAAATCAATGA
- the LOC101297100 gene encoding 50S ribosomal protein L18-like, which translates to MACVSVRPSCGSLKPIQLSWASSLPNPSISFSCTTTPPNLIRTPNKVSFVRSAWTRRSRGEAAKRPSKKSWGQRTDMFLRPFLLDVFFSKRFIHAKVMHRGTSKVISAASTNANDLRFSLHSLTDDNACRVIGNLIAERAKDADVFAMSFEPKKNEKIEGKLGLILDTIKENGIIFV; encoded by the exons ATGGCATGCGTATCAGTACGTCCGTCATGTGGTTCACTAAAACCCATCCAGCTTTCGTGGGCATCTTCTCTCCCGAATCCCTCAATCTCCTTCAGTTGCACCACGACCCCTCCTAATCTCATTCGCACACCCAACAAG GTTTCCTTTGTTCGATCTGCATGGACACGAAGATCTCGAGGTGAGGCTGCAAAGAGACCTAGTAAGAAATCATGGGGTCAACGGACAGATATGTTTCTAAGGCCATTTTTACTGGATGTTTTCTTTTCAAAGCGATTTATCCATGCCAAAGTGATGCACCGGGGTACGAGCAAAGTAATATCTGCGGCAAGCACAAATGCCAATGATTTGAGATTTTCATTGCATTCGCTTACTGATGACAATGCTTGTCGAGTTATAGGAAACCTGATTGCAGAGAGGGCCAAGGATGCTGATGTATTTGCAATGTCTTTTGAGCCCAAAAAGAATGAGAAGATTGAGGGTAAGCTGGGACTTATCCTTGATACCATTAAAGAGAACGGTATCATATTTGTTTAG